Proteins from a single region of Theobroma cacao cultivar B97-61/B2 chromosome 10, Criollo_cocoa_genome_V2, whole genome shotgun sequence:
- the LOC18586449 gene encoding protein ROOT PRIMORDIUM DEFECTIVE 1: MFFHNSNSKSHFKKLIFSSNFSIFSLFIHQKLPFRYTQNHNYVNVYMKWKKDPFFDSIMHIHKSIELKPIIQLKNFIAKDPSGCIPISAVSKRGLEFDISIKVARFLRQYPSVFEEFRGPEYNLPWFRLTPEAAEIDREEKRVFDECKEDLKDRLKRFILMSKDKVLPLKIIKGMEWYLGLPEGFLEDSKGYLDESFRFMDMEDGLKGLAVESEREKVLSTMQRNAMKNGVYFGGTMEGIEFPIFPSKGLRLRRKIEGWLNEFQKLPYVSPYEDFSHLDPNSDVAEKRVVGILHELLSLFVEHSAQRKKLLCLKKYFGLPQKVHKAFERHPHMFYLSFKNKTCTAILKEAYCGNSSIERHPLLGVRKKYIRLVKESGRILKNRKTNNQFIKQEKLEKDLDSDSESDDRTELPL, translated from the coding sequence ATGTTTTTTCACAACTCAAACTCAAAATCCCACTTTAAAAAACTAatcttttcttccaatttttcaatcttttccctttttattcACCAAAAACTTCCTTTTAGATACACCCAAAATCACAACTATGTGAATGTGTACATGAAATGGAAGAAAGATCCATTCTTTGACTCAATAATGCACATCCATAAATCCATAGAGCTTAAACCAATTATTCAACTCAAAAACTTCATTGCCAAAGACCCCAGTGGTTGCATCCCCATCTCTGCTGTATCAAAAAGAGGCTTAGAATTTGATATTTCCATTAAGGTTGCTAGGTTCCTTAGGCAATACCCTTCAGTTTTTGAGGAGTTTAGAGGTCCTGAATACAATTTGCCTTGGTTTAGGTTGACCCCAGAAGCTGCTGAGATTGATAGAGAGGAGAAAAGGGTATTTGATGAATGCAAGGAGGATTTGAAGGATAGGTTGAAAAGGTTTATTTTAATGAGTAAAGATAAGGTTTTGCCTTTGAAGATTATTAAAGGAATGGAATGGTATTTGGGGTTGCCTGAAGGGTTTTTGGAGGATTCAAAAGGGTATCTAGATGAGTCTTTTAGGTTTATGGACATGGAAGATGGGTTAAAAGGATTGGCTGTTGAGAGTGAGCGGGAAAAAGTATTGTCTACGATGCAAAGAAATGCGATGAAAAATGGAGTGTATTTTGGTGGGACAATGGAAGGAATTGAGTTTCCAATTTTTCCATCAAAGGGTTTAAGGTTAAGGAGGAAGATCGAAGGTTGGTTAAATGAGTTTCAAAAACTTCCTTACGTTTCACCTTATGAGGATTTTTCACATTTAGATCCTAATAGTGATGTAGCTGAGAAGAGGGTTGTAGGGATTCTTCACGAGTTGTTGAGTTTGTTTGTTGAACACTCAGCACAAAGGAAGAAGCTTTTGTGtcttaagaaatattttggGTTGCCACAGAAAGTCCATAAAGCATTTGAAAGGCATCCTcatatgttttatttatcttttaagaACAAGACTTGTACTGCAATTCTCAAGGAGGCATATTGTGGTAATTCTAGTATAGAGAGGCATCCATTGTTGGGAGTGAGGAAGAAATATATTCGATTGGTAAAAGAATCAGGTAGGATTTTGAAGAATAGAAAGACGAATAACCAGTTTATTAAGCAAGAAAAGTTGGAGAAGGATTTGGATTCGGATTCAGAGTCAGATGACAGAACGGAGCTTCCTTTGTAA